From a single Streptomyces sp. NBC_01294 genomic region:
- a CDS encoding DNA primase family protein, giving the protein MSNAGSRGFNAQAAAEQLAAFTTDSSADTPAVAPPTDTAKPGRRGDQRRLPAQQTATPAATAAGDFISVGLLRNLTDRGNAKLFAHLHHDRFRHVEGLGWYVWNEYRWKRTGGEKAAIWAAGEMAEELPGHDPRGVFTDRELAQHRRRAMSTSGVKAMLAQAKASPELALDPDSLDGDKYALCTPAGVVDLRTGDLHKPDPTRDLHSRATYLAPEAMHTPRFHDFLHQTFGDDGKGKEMINFLHLLLGYSITGDVGGQVLPFLYGVGANGKSALLDVVIKILGDYADVAPPGFLMERGKFNEHSTELTELHGRRLFVCSELKPHDKFDEARVKLLTGGDRLKARRMRQDFFSFEPTHKLWLLGNHRPEVGTGGHAFWRRIRLIPFERVVPDHRKIDNLAEALVQEEGPGILHWMIQGAKAYLATKPALTGPSVVRTATQAYATTEDHIGRFLVECCTTGADLPDSRDLKVEQGALYRAYSAWCQDGEGLRPATTRAFATRIRAEVGVASPGEMLRSNGQKFYPGLALLADEE; this is encoded by the coding sequence ATGAGCAATGCCGGAAGCAGGGGGTTCAACGCCCAGGCCGCGGCGGAACAGCTCGCCGCGTTCACCACGGACAGCTCCGCCGACACCCCCGCGGTCGCCCCGCCCACCGACACGGCCAAGCCCGGCCGACGGGGCGACCAGCGCCGCCTGCCCGCGCAGCAGACCGCGACCCCGGCAGCGACCGCCGCAGGCGACTTCATCTCCGTCGGACTGCTGCGCAACCTCACCGACCGCGGCAACGCCAAGCTGTTCGCGCACCTCCACCATGACCGGTTCCGCCACGTCGAGGGACTGGGCTGGTACGTGTGGAACGAGTACCGGTGGAAGCGCACCGGTGGCGAGAAGGCCGCGATCTGGGCCGCCGGCGAGATGGCAGAGGAACTACCCGGCCACGACCCGCGCGGCGTCTTCACCGACCGGGAACTGGCCCAGCACCGCAGGCGCGCCATGTCCACCTCGGGCGTGAAGGCGATGCTCGCCCAGGCCAAGGCCTCCCCCGAACTCGCCCTGGACCCAGACTCCCTCGACGGCGACAAGTACGCCCTGTGCACCCCTGCGGGCGTCGTGGACCTGCGCACCGGCGACCTGCACAAGCCCGACCCCACCCGGGACCTACACTCCCGCGCCACGTACCTGGCCCCCGAGGCCATGCACACCCCGAGGTTCCACGACTTCCTCCACCAGACCTTCGGCGACGACGGCAAGGGCAAGGAGATGATCAACTTCCTTCATCTCCTGCTCGGCTACTCCATCACCGGCGACGTCGGCGGCCAGGTCCTGCCCTTCCTGTATGGCGTCGGCGCCAACGGCAAGTCGGCCCTCCTCGACGTCGTCATCAAGATCCTCGGCGACTACGCGGACGTCGCCCCGCCCGGATTCCTCATGGAGCGCGGCAAGTTCAACGAGCACTCCACCGAGCTGACGGAGCTCCACGGGCGCCGCCTGTTCGTGTGCAGCGAGCTCAAGCCGCACGACAAGTTCGACGAGGCCCGCGTCAAGCTCCTCACCGGCGGTGACCGCCTCAAGGCGCGCCGCATGCGGCAGGACTTCTTCAGCTTCGAGCCCACCCACAAGCTGTGGCTGCTCGGCAACCACCGCCCGGAGGTCGGCACCGGCGGCCACGCCTTCTGGCGGCGGATCCGGCTGATCCCCTTCGAGCGGGTCGTACCCGACCACCGTAAGATCGACAACCTGGCGGAAGCACTCGTCCAGGAGGAGGGCCCGGGCATTCTGCACTGGATGATCCAGGGAGCCAAGGCCTACCTCGCGACCAAGCCGGCCCTGACCGGGCCCAGCGTTGTCCGCACCGCCACCCAGGCCTACGCCACCACCGAGGACCACATCGGACGGTTCCTTGTGGAATGCTGCACCACTGGGGCGGACCTGCCCGATTCACGAGATCTGAAAGTGGAGCAGGGAGCCCTCTACCGGGCTTACAGTGCCTGGTGCCAGGACGGCGAGGGCCTGCGCCCGGCCACGACCCGCGCGTTCGCCACACGCATCCGCGCGGAGGTCGGTGTGGCCTCACCCGGTGAGATGCTGCGCTCGAACGGGCAGAAGTTCTACCCCGGTCTGGCTCTCTTGGCCGACGAGGAGTAG
- a CDS encoding tautomerase family protein: protein MPFIDVKIYERRLDERTERELVERITQAVVDVFDESIRPQTWVALTGVEPRRWGIGGVTGS, encoded by the coding sequence GTGCCCTTCATCGACGTGAAGATCTACGAGCGCCGCCTGGACGAGCGGACCGAGCGCGAGCTCGTCGAGCGGATCACCCAGGCCGTGGTGGACGTCTTCGACGAGTCCATCCGGCCGCAGACCTGGGTGGCGCTGACGGGCGTCGAGCCGCGCCGCTGGGGGATCGGCGGTGTCACCGGCAGCTGA
- a CDS encoding suppressor of fused domain protein, whose product MSDARLLAAEAVESHVRAFFEGHSVEVVVYDLGPERREVVPELRVLVVSPGPRSDSWAYVTAGCWAAMEKDGHGLEFVMTAHVRDQRFIDLMAMIAYYHCGGHQLDLEHSMPIGEPWVPGSTCDHLLISLPYHHGPDLEHCPLPGGHARILWTLPVTAAEIEFRRHQGHEALEQLFDEAGIIPTDPFRASVV is encoded by the coding sequence GTGAGTGATGCGAGGCTGCTGGCCGCGGAGGCCGTTGAGTCACATGTCCGGGCGTTTTTCGAGGGGCATTCCGTGGAGGTCGTCGTCTACGACCTTGGGCCGGAACGGCGCGAGGTCGTGCCCGAACTGCGAGTGCTCGTTGTGAGCCCCGGTCCCCGCAGCGACAGCTGGGCTTACGTAACCGCCGGGTGCTGGGCCGCGATGGAGAAGGACGGCCACGGGCTTGAGTTCGTCATGACTGCCCACGTTCGCGACCAGCGGTTCATCGACCTCATGGCCATGATCGCCTACTACCACTGCGGTGGGCATCAACTCGATCTGGAGCACAGCATGCCGATCGGTGAACCATGGGTTCCGGGCTCGACCTGCGACCACCTGCTGATCAGCCTGCCCTATCACCACGGACCGGACCTTGAGCACTGTCCGCTGCCCGGGGGCCACGCCCGCATCCTGTGGACCTTGCCCGTGACAGCCGCCGAAATCGAGTTTCGCAGGCACCAGGGTCATGAAGCGTTGGAGCAACTCTTCGACGAGGCGGGGATCATTCCCACTGACCCTTTCCGGGCATCGGTGGTGTGA
- a CDS encoding bifunctional DNA primase/polymerase: MAIWLARKGHPVHPLAPGTKTPAPNCPKCRDGRHPPQECPCHALGRWCHGFHAATTDVPTVLRWWESEPGFGAGVSCGPARLVAIDVDNHPGPLPDRRRLLPGIPVDDRVDLTGLQSGFDTLALLAAYRSRPNPCEDRSTLRVRTPSGGMHVWYRAPKDGPRFRSSSGSSPKVALAWQVDVRAVGGYIVAPATRTAAGVYEALPGARLPAPLPLWLTTELARTGHLVEDSPAMPPGGPVAARQLPRVRSQGRTQAAERILTPLVDEVRACATRPAGAAFSEKLNRAAFTAGGLAATGHFDPEECRRLLLEAADHARPHQPRRNRLIVETGLCAGRNRPIHTEERP; the protein is encoded by the coding sequence GTGGCCATCTGGCTGGCCCGGAAGGGCCACCCCGTGCACCCGCTGGCGCCGGGGACAAAGACTCCCGCCCCGAACTGCCCCAAATGCCGCGACGGCCGGCACCCCCCGCAAGAATGCCCCTGCCACGCCCTGGGCCGCTGGTGCCACGGCTTCCACGCCGCCACCACGGACGTGCCCACGGTGCTGCGATGGTGGGAGTCGGAGCCCGGGTTCGGTGCGGGTGTCTCCTGTGGCCCGGCCCGGCTCGTGGCCATCGACGTCGACAACCACCCGGGCCCGCTGCCCGACCGCAGGCGGCTGCTGCCGGGCATCCCCGTCGACGACAGGGTGGACCTGACCGGACTGCAGAGCGGCTTCGACACCCTCGCGCTGCTGGCGGCGTACCGTTCGCGGCCCAATCCGTGCGAGGACAGGTCGACCCTGCGCGTCCGTACGCCCTCCGGAGGCATGCACGTCTGGTATCGGGCGCCCAAGGACGGTCCGCGCTTCCGGTCCTCCAGCGGATCGAGCCCCAAGGTCGCGCTCGCCTGGCAGGTCGACGTCCGTGCGGTCGGCGGATACATCGTGGCGCCCGCGACACGCACGGCCGCCGGTGTGTACGAGGCGCTGCCCGGAGCGCGGCTCCCCGCCCCCCTGCCGCTGTGGCTGACGACCGAACTCGCCCGCACCGGGCACTTGGTCGAGGACTCCCCCGCAATGCCCCCCGGCGGCCCTGTGGCGGCCCGTCAGCTCCCGCGCGTTCGGTCTCAGGGGCGCACGCAGGCCGCAGAACGCATCCTGACCCCGCTCGTCGACGAGGTGCGAGCCTGCGCCACCAGACCTGCCGGGGCGGCGTTCAGCGAGAAGCTCAACCGAGCGGCGTTCACCGCAGGAGGACTGGCGGCCACGGGCCACTTCGACCCGGAGGAGTGCCGCCGGCTGCTCCTCGAAGCCGCCGACCACGCACGCCCCCACCAGCCGCGCCGGAACCGCCTCATCGTCGAAACAGGGCTGTGCGCCGGAAGAAACCGACCCATCCACACCGAGGAACGCCCATGA
- a CDS encoding DUF6009 family protein: protein MSSLLTASDLTHEDKVVWLEDPAELDYVRQALDKTPRRRGKPRYHRDGRMIGFAELGDTAEADPDSGLQKRRVFYLLPHDRDAEPHGLYKEGAPGEAVDPRTIAPRQVGRKTVRSQRGLSASAPTVA from the coding sequence ATGAGCTCGCTACTGACGGCAAGCGATCTCACCCACGAGGACAAAGTGGTGTGGCTAGAGGACCCCGCAGAACTCGATTACGTCCGCCAGGCCCTGGACAAGACCCCCCGGCGCCGAGGGAAGCCGCGTTACCACCGTGACGGGCGCATGATCGGCTTCGCCGAGCTCGGCGACACCGCGGAGGCGGACCCCGACAGCGGCCTGCAGAAGCGGCGGGTGTTCTACCTGCTGCCGCACGACCGGGATGCCGAGCCGCACGGCCTGTACAAGGAAGGCGCGCCGGGCGAGGCAGTGGACCCCCGCACGATCGCGCCGCGGCAGGTCGGCAGGAAGACCGTCCGCTCGCAGCGCGGGCTGTCGGCGTCCGCGCCGACGGTTGCCTGA
- a CDS encoding DegT/DnrJ/EryC1/StrS family aminotransferase, which translates to MTAAQRYLVPFQRRGSIVGQADLAALASVVHSAEPLSAGVWRDRFEQRFREVTGARHALTVTSGTVALELAVRLLDLQPGDEVIATPQTFQATVQPLLDHDVTVRFCDVDPDTLNMDPQVLDSLITDRTKAILLVHYGGLPADMAAILARARRAGVVVVEDCAHALGASYRGGSPGALGDIGCFSFHSTKNITTLGEGGMITLNRADWAERVERLRGNEVDGVFAPVPGFADDEPALLPWMRFSADVYRRQAVGIRGAGTNATMSEAAAAVGLVQLDALERFTERRRWIAARLDAAVSAFPGTRLQRTPEGSTHAYHLYTFFVTAGREVREHFVRALDRMGVEVQLRYFPLHLLPEWRLRGHGPGECPQAERVWFDEHLNLPCHPGLTDEQVDHLVESVTAAMHEATALAGTGRRLAVR; encoded by the coding sequence GTGACGGCGGCGCAGCGCTACCTGGTGCCGTTCCAGCGCCGGGGGAGCATCGTGGGCCAGGCCGACCTGGCGGCGCTCGCCTCGGTCGTGCACTCGGCGGAGCCGCTGTCGGCGGGGGTGTGGCGCGATCGGTTCGAGCAGCGCTTCCGGGAGGTCACCGGTGCCCGCCACGCGCTGACGGTGACCAGCGGGACGGTGGCTCTGGAGCTGGCCGTCCGGCTGCTCGACCTGCAGCCCGGCGACGAGGTGATCGCCACCCCGCAGACGTTCCAGGCGACGGTGCAGCCGTTGCTCGACCACGACGTCACCGTCCGGTTCTGCGACGTCGACCCGGATACCCTGAACATGGACCCGCAGGTTCTGGATTCGCTGATCACCGACCGGACGAAGGCCATCCTGCTGGTGCACTACGGCGGCCTTCCGGCGGACATGGCGGCCATCCTGGCCCGGGCTCGCCGCGCGGGCGTCGTGGTGGTGGAGGACTGCGCGCACGCGCTGGGCGCTTCCTACCGCGGGGGCAGCCCCGGCGCGCTCGGCGACATCGGGTGCTTCAGCTTCCACTCGACGAAGAACATCACCACGCTCGGCGAGGGCGGCATGATCACGCTGAACCGGGCCGACTGGGCCGAGCGGGTCGAGCGGCTGCGGGGCAACGAGGTGGACGGGGTGTTCGCCCCGGTGCCCGGCTTCGCGGACGACGAGCCGGCGCTGCTGCCGTGGATGCGTTTCTCCGCCGACGTCTACCGCCGCCAGGCCGTCGGTATCCGGGGAGCGGGCACCAACGCCACCATGTCCGAGGCCGCCGCGGCGGTCGGGCTGGTCCAGCTGGATGCGCTGGAGCGCTTCACCGAGCGCCGCCGGTGGATCGCGGCCCGGCTGGACGCCGCCGTCTCGGCGTTCCCCGGCACCCGCCTCCAGCGCACGCCGGAGGGCAGCACCCACGCCTACCACCTGTACACGTTCTTCGTCACGGCCGGGCGTGAGGTGCGCGAGCACTTCGTGCGCGCCCTGGACCGCATGGGCGTGGAGGTCCAGCTGCGGTACTTCCCGCTGCACCTGCTGCCCGAGTGGCGGCTGCGCGGCCACGGTCCGGGCGAGTGCCCGCAGGCCGAGCGGGTCTGGTTCGACGAGCACCTGAACCTGCCCTGCCACCCGGGGCTTACCGACGAGCAGGTCGACCACCTTGTCGAGTCGGTCACCGCTGCGATGCACGAGGCCACGGCCCTCGCCGGGACGGGCCGGCGGCTGGCGGTCCGATGA
- a CDS encoding (2,3-dihydroxybenzoyl)adenylate synthase: MLDGCVPWPPEAAERYREAGYWRGETLGALLRGWAARYGDRVALVGDDGTRVTYRELDMWCDRLAAGFAGQGVAPRERVLVQLPNTPTFVAVCFALFRVGAVPVFALPSYRSAELRHLAELSGAVAMVIPDEVRGFDHRALVRDLLPELPRVARVFVAGDPGGEEDGLVALAALEQDPVALPEPDASDVAFFLLSGGTTALPKMIPRTHDDYAYQTRITAGICELGEDTVYLAVLPVEFNFPWGCPGIIGVLGVGGRVVFAPDPTPQTCFPLIERERVTMTSVIPTIVHLWLDAAGRTGHDLSSLDVVQVGSSKLHDEVAARIEPELGVRLQQVFGMAEGLLTFTRYDDPRQVVLTTQGRPVSPADEIRVVDGDDREVPDGTVGELLTRGPYTLRGYYRAPEHNASAFTTDGFYRSGDLVRRTPTGEIVVEGRVKDVVIRGGDKVSATEVEGHLTAHPGVQQAAVVAMPDRMLGEKTCAYVVADRDGPAPTLPELRRLLRARGLADFKLPDRLEVVEDFPLTGLNKVDKKVLAARAAALAGLLPSGGGAGRGDAR, encoded by the coding sequence ATGCTGGATGGATGCGTGCCGTGGCCCCCTGAGGCCGCCGAGCGCTACCGCGAGGCCGGGTATTGGCGCGGTGAGACGCTCGGTGCCCTGCTGCGCGGCTGGGCCGCGAGGTACGGGGACCGGGTCGCCTTGGTGGGTGACGACGGCACCCGGGTGACGTACCGCGAACTGGACATGTGGTGCGACCGGCTGGCCGCCGGTTTCGCCGGGCAGGGTGTGGCGCCGCGTGAGCGGGTGCTGGTGCAGCTGCCGAACACCCCGACGTTCGTGGCGGTCTGTTTCGCCCTGTTCCGGGTGGGCGCGGTGCCGGTCTTCGCGCTGCCGTCGTACCGCAGTGCGGAGCTACGGCACCTGGCGGAGCTGTCCGGTGCAGTCGCGATGGTGATCCCGGACGAGGTCAGGGGGTTCGACCACCGTGCGCTCGTGCGCGACCTGCTGCCGGAACTCCCGCGCGTGGCCCGGGTCTTCGTGGCGGGCGATCCGGGCGGAGAGGAGGACGGCCTGGTCGCCCTGGCGGCCCTGGAGCAGGATCCGGTCGCACTGCCCGAGCCGGACGCCTCCGACGTCGCGTTCTTCCTGCTGTCCGGCGGAACGACCGCGCTGCCGAAGATGATCCCCCGCACCCACGACGACTACGCGTACCAGACCCGGATCACCGCCGGGATCTGCGAACTCGGCGAGGACACCGTTTACCTGGCGGTGCTGCCGGTGGAGTTCAACTTCCCGTGGGGCTGTCCCGGCATCATCGGCGTACTGGGCGTCGGCGGCCGGGTGGTGTTCGCCCCGGACCCGACCCCGCAGACCTGCTTCCCGCTGATCGAGCGGGAGCGGGTCACCATGACCTCGGTCATCCCGACCATCGTGCACCTGTGGCTGGACGCAGCCGGGCGCACCGGCCACGACCTGTCCAGCCTGGACGTCGTACAGGTCGGCAGTTCCAAGCTGCACGACGAGGTCGCCGCCCGGATCGAGCCTGAACTCGGGGTGCGGCTCCAGCAGGTGTTCGGCATGGCGGAGGGGCTGCTGACCTTCACCCGCTACGACGACCCGCGGCAGGTCGTCCTGACCACCCAGGGCCGGCCGGTGTCGCCGGCCGACGAGATCCGGGTGGTGGACGGCGACGACCGCGAGGTGCCGGACGGTACGGTCGGCGAGCTGCTGACCCGCGGCCCGTACACGCTGCGCGGCTACTACCGTGCTCCGGAGCACAACGCCTCGGCATTCACCACGGACGGCTTCTACCGCAGCGGTGACCTGGTCCGCAGGACCCCCACCGGTGAGATCGTGGTCGAGGGCCGGGTCAAGGACGTGGTGATCCGCGGCGGCGACAAGGTGTCCGCGACGGAGGTCGAGGGCCATCTGACGGCGCACCCGGGCGTGCAGCAGGCCGCAGTGGTCGCGATGCCCGACCGCATGCTGGGCGAGAAGACATGCGCCTACGTGGTCGCCGACCGGGACGGGCCGGCGCCCACTCTGCCGGAGCTGCGCCGGCTTCTGCGCGCCCGCGGCTTGGCCGACTTCAAACTGCCGGACCGGCTGGAGGTGGTGGAGGACTTCCCGCTGACCGGTCTCAACAAGGTGGACAAGAAGGTCCTGGCGGCCCGGGCCGCGGCCCTGGCCGGGCTCCTGCCGAGCGGTGGCGGTGCGGGCCGAGGAGATGCGCGGTGA
- a CDS encoding ornithine cyclodeaminase family protein: METWVLSERDVTRAVESVGRDALMDRVIDRLTEGLAEVGRGRRALSPQRGGFNREEPVPGIWEWMPHREAGDSITLKAVGYSPANPGRFGLPTIIGTVARFDDTTGSLTALIDGVLLTAIRTGAASAVASRLLAAPDSRVVGLIGSGAQSVTQLHALTRVFPIERVLTWDTDPSHAASLADRVAFLGLDVQVAEPHRIAAEADIICTATTVPVGGGPVLPADAVFRPHLHVNAIGADLVGKTELPLDLLRRAYVSPDHPEQARHEGECQQLEPHEIGLGLGELCADPAAADALRSRLTVFDSTGFALEDHLAMEVLLEIAAEHDLGLRLQIEHHPADALDPYALTGAHTDADTAANTAAMAVDRT, encoded by the coding sequence ATGGAGACCTGGGTCCTGAGCGAGCGCGACGTGACACGAGCTGTGGAGAGCGTGGGCCGCGACGCCCTGATGGACCGCGTCATCGACCGCCTCACCGAGGGCCTCGCCGAGGTCGGCCGGGGCCGCCGCGCGCTCTCCCCGCAGCGCGGCGGATTCAACCGCGAGGAACCGGTCCCGGGTATCTGGGAGTGGATGCCGCACCGCGAAGCCGGCGACAGCATCACCCTGAAGGCCGTCGGCTACAGCCCCGCCAACCCGGGGCGGTTCGGCCTGCCGACCATCATCGGCACGGTCGCCCGCTTCGACGACACGACCGGCTCGCTGACCGCGCTGATCGACGGCGTGCTGCTCACCGCGATCCGTACGGGCGCGGCGAGCGCCGTCGCCAGCCGGCTGCTGGCCGCACCGGACAGCCGCGTGGTCGGACTCATAGGGTCCGGCGCCCAGTCGGTGACCCAGCTCCACGCCCTCACCCGCGTCTTTCCCATCGAGCGGGTGCTCACCTGGGACACCGACCCATCGCATGCTGCGAGCCTCGCCGACCGGGTGGCGTTCCTCGGACTCGACGTGCAGGTCGCCGAACCGCACCGGATCGCGGCCGAGGCCGACATCATCTGCACCGCCACCACCGTCCCGGTCGGCGGCGGGCCCGTCCTCCCGGCCGACGCCGTGTTCCGCCCCCACCTGCACGTCAACGCCATCGGCGCCGACCTGGTCGGCAAGACCGAGCTGCCGCTCGACCTGCTGCGGCGGGCCTACGTCAGCCCCGACCACCCCGAGCAGGCCCGCCACGAGGGCGAGTGCCAGCAGTTGGAGCCGCACGAGATCGGGCTCGGCCTCGGCGAGCTCTGCGCCGATCCGGCGGCCGCCGACGCTCTGCGCAGCCGACTGACGGTCTTCGACTCGACCGGCTTCGCGCTGGAGGACCACCTGGCGATGGAGGTGCTGCTGGAGATCGCGGCCGAGCACGACCTCGGCCTGCGGCTCCAGATCGAGCACCACCCCGCCGACGCCCTCGACCCGTATGCCCTGACCGGCGCGCACACGGACGCCGACACCGCGGCGAACACGGCCGCCATGGCCGTCGACCGCACCTGA
- a CDS encoding TetR/AcrR family transcriptional regulator: MAAKRASQPRSSVWLTPEPTTRGRRGPERGSGAGSLDRERIVAAAVRLLDDQGDAKFTMRVLATELGVTPMSVYWYIANKDDLMELALDAVAAEIKLPDPAAGRDWREDLRALALSWRRTMVGHPWAIRSYGEYLNIGPHSMRFSACAQAVIARSPLPEAERPAALSAVFQYVYGFTSMESRWLEYGKEVGRTADEFLEEVAGSIAQAPQIEAGGGLIERRSGLSLDEMRDSDFDRALDWLIAGMCAGLSD; this comes from the coding sequence GTGGCCGCCAAGCGCGCCTCGCAACCGAGAAGCAGCGTGTGGCTCACTCCGGAGCCGACGACCCGCGGCCGCCGGGGTCCCGAACGCGGTTCGGGAGCGGGCAGCCTGGACCGGGAAAGAATCGTCGCCGCCGCGGTGCGACTGCTCGACGATCAGGGCGACGCGAAGTTCACGATGCGCGTGCTGGCCACCGAACTGGGGGTCACCCCGATGTCGGTCTACTGGTACATCGCGAATAAGGACGACCTGATGGAGCTGGCCCTCGACGCCGTGGCGGCGGAGATAAAGCTCCCCGACCCGGCGGCCGGCCGGGACTGGCGAGAGGACCTGCGTGCACTGGCGCTCTCTTGGCGGCGCACCATGGTCGGCCACCCTTGGGCTATCCGCTCGTACGGCGAGTACCTCAACATCGGCCCCCACAGCATGCGGTTCTCCGCCTGCGCTCAGGCGGTCATCGCCCGGTCGCCGCTGCCCGAGGCCGAACGACCCGCCGCGCTGTCGGCCGTGTTCCAGTACGTGTACGGCTTCACCTCGATGGAGAGTCGCTGGCTGGAGTACGGCAAGGAAGTGGGCCGTACGGCCGACGAGTTCCTGGAGGAGGTCGCCGGCAGCATCGCGCAGGCCCCCCAGATCGAGGCCGGCGGCGGACTGATCGAACGCCGCTCCGGCCTCAGCCTCGACGAGATGCGCGACAGCGACTTCGACCGCGCCCTCGACTGGCTGATCGCCGGCATGTGTGCGGGCCTGTCGGACTGA
- a CDS encoding cytochrome P450, producing the protein MAQQTPPAPPSMADGGKAMLAWLRTMRDEHPVHEDQYGVFHVYRHSDVLAVTSDPAVFSSDLSRLRPDSSALSEEILSVIDPPLHRKLRGLVSQAFTLRTVADLEPRVTELAGQLLEKVEGSEFDLVGDFAYPLPVIVIAELLGVPAEDRELFRGWSDRMLSMQVDDAVEMQFGDEAGEDYERLVKEPLKEMHAYLQRHVDARRETPGDDLLSRLVTAEIAGEKLTDRQIVEFGALLLMAGHVSTSMLLGNTVLCLEENPETAAALRADRALLSGVIEEVLRMRPPITVAARVTTGEVVVGGVTIPKDRMVMASLLSANHDERHVPDPEVFDPKRSPNPQLAFGHGIHYCLGGPLARLEGRIALEMLLDRFEDIRVTPGAPYDFHREGLFGARSLPLTVRRG; encoded by the coding sequence ATGGCCCAGCAGACCCCTCCCGCACCACCGTCCATGGCGGACGGCGGCAAGGCGATGCTCGCCTGGCTGCGGACGATGCGTGACGAACACCCCGTCCACGAGGACCAGTACGGTGTGTTTCACGTCTACCGCCACAGCGACGTCCTGGCGGTGACCTCCGACCCCGCCGTCTTCTCCTCCGACCTGAGCCGACTGCGCCCGGACTCCAGCGCGCTCAGTGAGGAGATCCTCTCCGTCATCGACCCGCCGCTCCACCGCAAACTGCGCGGCCTCGTCAGCCAGGCGTTCACCCTGCGCACGGTGGCCGACCTGGAGCCTCGCGTCACCGAACTCGCCGGCCAGCTGCTGGAGAAGGTCGAGGGCAGCGAGTTCGACCTGGTCGGCGACTTCGCCTACCCGCTCCCCGTGATCGTGATCGCCGAGCTGCTGGGCGTCCCGGCCGAGGACCGCGAGCTGTTCCGCGGTTGGTCCGACCGGATGCTCTCGATGCAGGTCGACGACGCCGTCGAGATGCAGTTCGGGGACGAGGCGGGCGAGGACTACGAGCGGCTGGTCAAGGAGCCGCTCAAGGAGATGCACGCCTACCTCCAACGGCACGTCGACGCCCGCCGCGAGACGCCGGGCGACGACCTGCTGTCCCGACTGGTGACCGCGGAGATCGCCGGCGAGAAGCTGACGGACCGCCAGATCGTCGAGTTCGGCGCGCTGCTGCTGATGGCCGGGCACGTTTCCACGTCGATGCTGCTCGGCAACACGGTGCTCTGCCTGGAGGAGAACCCCGAGACCGCCGCCGCGCTGCGGGCCGACCGCGCCCTGCTCTCGGGCGTCATCGAGGAGGTCCTGCGGATGCGGCCCCCGATCACGGTCGCGGCCCGGGTCACCACCGGGGAGGTCGTCGTCGGCGGGGTGACCATCCCGAAGGACCGGATGGTCATGGCGTCCCTGCTCTCGGCCAATCACGACGAGCGGCACGTCCCGGACCCGGAGGTCTTCGACCCCAAGCGCAGCCCCAACCCGCAGTTGGCCTTCGGCCACGGCATCCACTACTGCCTCGGCGGCCCGCTGGCCCGCCTGGAGGGTCGGATCGCCCTGGAGATGCTGCTGGACCGGTTCGAGGACATCAGGGTCACTCCGGGCGCGCCGTACGACTTCCACCGCGAGGGGCTGTTCGGCGCCCGCTCGCTCCCCCTGACCGTCCGTCGCGGGTGA